From Lutra lutra chromosome 14, mLutLut1.2, whole genome shotgun sequence, a single genomic window includes:
- the CISD1 gene encoding CDGSH iron-sulfur domain-containing protein 1 isoform X2, whose product MSLTSSVRVEWIAAVTIAAGTAAVGYLAYKRFYVKDHRNKSMVNLHIQKDNPKIVHAFDMEDLGDKAVYCRCWRSKKFPFCDGSHTKHNEETGDNVGPLIIKRKET is encoded by the exons TTGAATGGATCGCAGCAGTTACTATTGCTGCTGGGACAGCTGCAGTTGGTTATCTAGCTTACAAAAGATTTTATGTTAAAGATCATCGCAACAAATCTATGGTAAACCTTCACATCCAGAAAGACAACCCCAAGATAGTACATGCTTTTGATATGGAGGATTTGGGAGATAAAGCTGTGTATTGCCGTTGTTGGAGGTCCAAAAAG ttcccaTTCTGCGATGGATCTCACACAAAACACAACGAAGAGACTGGAGACAACGTGGGACCTCTGATCATCAAGAGAAAGGAAACTTAA
- the CISD1 gene encoding CDGSH iron-sulfur domain-containing protein 1 isoform X1 — protein sequence MQNFLLSNILWNWVEWIAAVTIAAGTAAVGYLAYKRFYVKDHRNKSMVNLHIQKDNPKIVHAFDMEDLGDKAVYCRCWRSKKFPFCDGSHTKHNEETGDNVGPLIIKRKET from the exons ATGCAGAACTTTCTACTCTCCAACATTCTGTGGAACTGGG TTGAATGGATCGCAGCAGTTACTATTGCTGCTGGGACAGCTGCAGTTGGTTATCTAGCTTACAAAAGATTTTATGTTAAAGATCATCGCAACAAATCTATGGTAAACCTTCACATCCAGAAAGACAACCCCAAGATAGTACATGCTTTTGATATGGAGGATTTGGGAGATAAAGCTGTGTATTGCCGTTGTTGGAGGTCCAAAAAG ttcccaTTCTGCGATGGATCTCACACAAAACACAACGAAGAGACTGGAGACAACGTGGGACCTCTGATCATCAAGAGAAAGGAAACTTAA